GCAACACGCGCACAGTATGCATTCATACACACCGTCCAGCGCCGCGCGTTCCTCCGGCGATTGCAACCGTTCGGTTTCCGGTGGCGGATCGTTGTTGATCAGATAAGGCTTGATCGAATGATATTGTTGAAAAAACTGTGTCATATCGACGATCAAATCGCGGATCACCGGCAAACCCGGCAACGGACGGATTTCAACCGGTTCCGCCAAACTATGGAGCGGCGTGATGCACGATAATCCATTACGGCCGTTGATATTCATCGCATCCGATCCGCACACCCCCTCGCGGCAAGAGCGCCGCAAACTCAAACTATCATCGATCGATTTGATGCGCAGCAACGCATCCAGCAGCATTTTATCGGTCGGCGCCAGCTGGACATCATAATCCTGCATATAAGGTTCTTCATCTTTATCGGGATCGTAGCGGTAAATCGAAAATCTCATAGACTGGCTCCGGCTGGTTAGTTGATGAACTCAAGTCAGAAAATAATTCCGAATATCATGAAGTATACAGATTTGAAATCGGATTCGCATAGTTCGCTTGCTTAATAAATCACCGCAGACCGTGGGTGGA
This is a stretch of genomic DNA from Nitrosomonas sp. sh817. It encodes these proteins:
- a CDS encoding succinate dehydrogenase iron-sulfur subunit, with the translated sequence MRFSIYRYDPDKDEEPYMQDYDVQLAPTDKMLLDALLRIKSIDDSLSLRRSCREGVCGSDAMNINGRNGLSCITPLHSLAEPVEIRPLPGLPVIRDLIVDMTQFFQQYHSIKPYLINNDPPPETERLQSPEERAALDGVYECILCACCSTSCPSFWWNPDKFVGPAGLLQAYRFLADSRDQATAERLDNLEDPYRLFRCHSIMNCVDACPKGLNPTEAIGKIKDMMVKRTV